The Caulifigura coniformis genome includes a region encoding these proteins:
- a CDS encoding sulfatase-like hydrolase/transferase — MRVLLFALAALAALANVSAAADKPNFLIIYADDLGWGETSIQGCKDIQTPHIDSIAKNGIRFTQGYVAATYCSPSRAGLMTGRYPTRFGHEFNSTARKTGLDLKETTAADRLRSLGYATACVGKWHLGEAPEYLPMKQGFDEFYGTVKNTAFFKPKEFVDSRVSNDVHPVTDESFYTTDAYAQRSADWIGKQKGKPWFLYLPFNAQHAPLQATEEHLAKVKNITDEKRKTFAAMMIAMDDAVGKVLAKIRENGEEENTLIFFIGDNGGPTQGTTSQNGGLRGFKMTTFEGGPRVPFFAQWKGHWPAGKVEDRPVMNLDVLPTMIAAAGGKVDPSWKIDGVDLTPYVTGKNSARPHETMYWRYGAQWGIRHGDMKLVVSRGGSGQPELYDLTKDVAESKDLASAQPETVAQLQKLWDAWSAQQAPPSAPDEQAETLQPKPKKNARRARKKAA, encoded by the coding sequence ATGCGAGTCCTGCTGTTCGCTCTCGCGGCTCTCGCCGCCCTGGCCAATGTGTCCGCCGCGGCCGACAAACCCAACTTCCTCATCATCTACGCCGACGACCTGGGCTGGGGCGAAACCAGCATCCAGGGCTGCAAAGACATCCAGACGCCTCACATCGACTCGATCGCAAAAAACGGCATTCGTTTCACCCAGGGCTACGTCGCTGCGACGTATTGCAGCCCCTCGCGGGCCGGCCTGATGACCGGCCGCTACCCCACCCGCTTCGGCCACGAGTTCAACAGCACCGCCCGAAAGACCGGGCTCGATCTCAAGGAAACCACGGCCGCCGATCGCCTCAGATCGCTTGGCTACGCGACCGCGTGCGTCGGCAAATGGCACCTCGGCGAAGCCCCGGAATATCTGCCGATGAAACAGGGCTTCGACGAGTTCTATGGAACGGTCAAGAACACGGCGTTCTTCAAGCCGAAAGAGTTTGTCGATTCCCGCGTTTCGAACGACGTGCATCCTGTGACGGACGAATCGTTCTACACGACCGACGCCTACGCCCAACGCTCCGCCGACTGGATCGGCAAGCAGAAAGGGAAGCCCTGGTTCCTGTACCTGCCGTTCAATGCCCAGCATGCCCCGCTGCAGGCGACCGAGGAACACCTGGCCAAAGTGAAGAACATCACGGATGAGAAGCGAAAGACCTTCGCCGCGATGATGATCGCCATGGATGACGCCGTCGGCAAAGTCCTCGCGAAGATCCGTGAGAACGGCGAAGAAGAGAACACGCTGATCTTCTTCATCGGCGACAACGGGGGCCCGACGCAGGGCACGACCTCCCAGAACGGCGGCCTCCGTGGCTTCAAGATGACGACGTTCGAAGGCGGCCCGCGCGTTCCGTTCTTCGCCCAGTGGAAAGGCCACTGGCCCGCCGGCAAAGTCGAAGACCGCCCTGTCATGAATCTGGACGTCCTCCCGACCATGATCGCCGCCGCCGGCGGCAAGGTGGACCCGAGCTGGAAGATCGACGGCGTCGATCTCACTCCATATGTCACCGGCAAGAACTCCGCCCGGCCGCATGAGACGATGTACTGGCGCTACGGCGCCCAGTGGGGCATTCGTCACGGAGATATGAAGCTCGTCGTCTCCCGCGGCGGCAGCGGCCAGCCGGAACTGTACGACCTGACGAAGGATGTCGCCGAATCAAAGGATCTGGCCTCCGCCCAGCCGGAGACGGTGGCCCAGTTACAGAAGTTGTGGGATGCGTGGAGCGCCCAGCAGGCGCCGCCAAGTGCACCGGATGAACAGGCGGAAACGCTGCAGCCGAAACCGAAAAAAAATGCCCGCCGGGCACGCAAGAAGGCCGCCTGA
- a CDS encoding phospholipid carrier-dependent glycosyltransferase — MSAPGTEHSRTRLPAGLAIIAAAWFIGFTLYFFSRGLPNNSPWTRPDLWTQSPWLILDSLLPPVAEPGQSLPDSSGWRFLPQRFGKMCWAGFVLLGAWHLGSLILRLLVPRTSRRQTGETHVADPRPEPIGTIPRGLMFALAGLAGLSAWTLIVLGFGLAGVLCRWIFGGLLIAFVVIEQVLERRSPGRARIATRETWDSTLDATPRLAVICLAAMTPFLLAMILGSLLPSTDFDVKAYHLVGPKEWFQAGRITFLPHNVYTSFPFLTEMLLLSTMVLSGDWWTGAIAGQLVLAAFGPLAAIVVFQLAARFSRTAGWLAAFIYMSTPWVVRISIIAYVEGALAAYLAASLAAFLVSRDHNEQCLRWTAVCGLFAGSAASCKYPGVISALIPFGLAVVWEGWRSGTGQRMKAAVLGGLVFSAAGLAAFGPWLLKNVIQTGNPVYPLLWGLFGGQGFDERLNAKFKAGHALPIDVLKNPLAWIPDLWRHMTDVAVGSDWQSPLIFGLAPFAILLWWTLRRSNTEKQRTTDLAVILLDAVWLFLTWWALTHRIDRFWVPMLPILAVLSGIVLRSILDRRSRILPFVILITLAATTWYHLAFIASPFIGFSGYLMNEVVARRVAEAASAPGMTIINSLPDDSKTLLIGEAQVFEARRPVLYSTVFNHNVFEQLFAAGDGESMKPPAELKQALEDHGITHILVNWNEVLRYRTTYGYTDFVTPDHVDELRKLGLVQPEDLPQTVKAAVELATQGDSTKHQLSTWGKGLVRTSPDGDWFPAYQLWRVVD; from the coding sequence GTGAGCGCGCCTGGCACCGAACACTCGCGCACCCGGTTGCCGGCCGGCCTCGCGATCATCGCCGCGGCCTGGTTCATCGGCTTCACGCTTTATTTCTTCTCACGGGGACTTCCGAACAACTCCCCCTGGACCCGGCCCGACCTGTGGACCCAGTCCCCCTGGCTGATCCTCGACAGCCTCCTTCCCCCCGTTGCCGAGCCGGGCCAGTCGCTCCCCGATTCGTCCGGCTGGAGGTTTCTCCCCCAACGATTCGGGAAGATGTGCTGGGCAGGATTCGTTCTGCTCGGCGCCTGGCATCTCGGCTCGCTGATTCTTCGACTTCTCGTCCCGCGGACGTCCCGCCGGCAAACCGGAGAGACCCATGTCGCCGATCCCCGGCCCGAGCCCATCGGAACAATTCCGCGCGGGCTGATGTTTGCGCTCGCCGGCCTCGCCGGGTTGTCCGCCTGGACGTTGATCGTTCTGGGTTTCGGTCTTGCCGGCGTGCTCTGTCGCTGGATCTTCGGCGGGTTGCTCATCGCGTTCGTGGTGATCGAACAGGTTCTTGAGCGCCGCTCTCCCGGCAGGGCGCGAATCGCCACCCGGGAGACGTGGGATTCCACACTCGACGCGACGCCTCGGCTGGCCGTCATCTGCCTCGCGGCCATGACGCCCTTCCTTCTCGCGATGATCCTTGGCTCGCTCCTGCCGTCGACGGACTTCGACGTGAAGGCCTACCACCTTGTCGGCCCGAAGGAGTGGTTCCAGGCCGGTCGGATCACGTTCCTGCCGCACAACGTCTACACCAGCTTTCCGTTCCTTACGGAGATGCTCCTCCTCTCGACGATGGTCCTCTCCGGCGACTGGTGGACAGGCGCCATCGCGGGGCAACTCGTGCTCGCCGCCTTCGGGCCGCTGGCCGCCATCGTCGTCTTCCAGCTCGCAGCCCGTTTCAGCCGGACCGCCGGCTGGCTCGCCGCGTTCATCTACATGTCGACTCCCTGGGTCGTCCGCATTTCGATCATTGCCTACGTCGAGGGAGCGCTGGCCGCCTACCTCGCGGCATCGCTTGCGGCATTCCTCGTCTCCCGCGACCACAACGAACAGTGCCTCCGCTGGACGGCCGTCTGCGGCCTCTTCGCGGGCAGCGCCGCCAGCTGCAAATATCCGGGCGTCATTTCGGCCCTCATTCCGTTCGGCCTCGCCGTCGTCTGGGAAGGCTGGCGTTCGGGAACGGGCCAGCGGATGAAAGCCGCGGTCCTCGGCGGCCTCGTCTTCTCCGCCGCCGGACTCGCCGCCTTCGGCCCCTGGCTCCTCAAGAACGTCATCCAGACCGGCAATCCCGTCTACCCGCTCCTGTGGGGCCTCTTTGGAGGGCAGGGCTTCGATGAACGACTCAACGCGAAGTTCAAGGCCGGCCATGCCCTGCCGATCGATGTCCTCAAGAACCCGCTCGCCTGGATTCCCGACCTCTGGCGACACATGACCGACGTCGCCGTCGGCAGCGACTGGCAAAGCCCGCTCATCTTCGGCCTCGCCCCGTTTGCGATCCTCCTCTGGTGGACGCTCCGCCGCAGCAACACCGAAAAGCAGCGGACGACCGACCTCGCCGTCATCCTGCTTGATGCCGTCTGGCTGTTCCTCACCTGGTGGGCCCTCACGCACCGCATCGACCGCTTCTGGGTCCCGATGCTCCCCATCCTGGCCGTGCTCTCCGGAATCGTACTGCGTTCGATCCTCGATCGCCGCTCACGCATCCTCCCGTTCGTGATACTCATCACCCTTGCCGCTACAACCTGGTACCACCTCGCCTTCATCGCCAGCCCGTTCATCGGATTCAGCGGCTACCTGATGAACGAGGTCGTCGCTCGCCGTGTCGCCGAAGCGGCGTCCGCCCCCGGGATGACCATCATCAACTCGCTTCCGGACGACTCGAAAACGCTCCTCATCGGCGAGGCCCAGGTCTTCGAGGCCCGCCGCCCCGTCCTCTACAGCACCGTCTTCAACCACAACGTCTTCGAACAGCTCTTCGCCGCCGGGGACGGAGAATCCATGAAGCCGCCGGCCGAATTGAAGCAGGCTCTCGAGGACCACGGCATCACCCATATCCTTGTCAACTGGAACGAAGTCCTCCGTTACAGGACGACCTACGGCTACACGGACTTCGTCACCCCCGATCACGTTGACGAACTCCGGAAACTCGGCCTCGTCCAGCCGGAAGACCTCCCGCAAACAGTGAAGGCCGCCGTGGAGCTTGCCACACAGGGCGACTCCACGAAGCACCAGCTCTCCACCTGGGGCAAAGGCCTCGTGCGAACGAGCCCCGACGGAGACTGGTTCCCCGCCTACCAGCTCTGGCGCGTCGTCGACTGA
- the accB gene encoding acetyl-CoA carboxylase biotin carboxyl carrier protein: MPREAASGGPFDLDNLQKLVELMDKFDLNEVKLQKGSDRVILRRGLGGEMIPVQMAAPAVHAAPAPAAASAPAAPAAAAPASEENLPAIKSPTVGTFYSAAQPGEPPFVKAGDRVKSESVVCIIEAMKVFNQIPAKMSGTIVKCLVKDGDPVDFGQPLFLIKE, encoded by the coding sequence ATGCCGCGTGAAGCCGCCTCGGGAGGCCCCTTTGATCTCGACAACCTCCAGAAGCTCGTTGAGCTCATGGATAAGTTCGACCTCAATGAGGTGAAGCTGCAGAAGGGAAGCGACCGCGTGATTCTCCGGCGCGGACTGGGCGGCGAAATGATTCCGGTGCAGATGGCGGCTCCGGCCGTCCACGCCGCGCCGGCTCCCGCCGCCGCCAGCGCCCCGGCGGCGCCCGCTGCCGCCGCCCCCGCGAGCGAAGAGAACCTGCCGGCGATCAAGAGCCCGACGGTGGGCACGTTCTATTCCGCCGCCCAGCCTGGCGAACCTCCGTTCGTCAAAGCGGGCGACCGCGTGAAGTCGGAATCGGTGGTCTGCATCATCGAGGCGATGAAAGTCTTCAACCAGATCCCGGCGAAGATGTCCGGAACGATCGTGAAGTGCCTGGTGAAGGACGGCGACCCCGTCGACTTCGGCCAGCCGCTGTTCCTGATCAAGGAATAA